In Pseudomonas hamedanensis, a single window of DNA contains:
- the cobM gene encoding precorrin-4 C(11)-methyltransferase gives MTVYFIGAGPGDPELITVKGQRLIRDCPVIIYAGSLVPAAVLEGHRAETVVNSAELHLEQIIDLIKSAHDRGQDVARVHSGDPSLYGAIGEQIRCLRELGIPFEIIPGVTATAACAALLGAELTLPDVSQSVILTRYADKTTMPEGEALGSLAQHGATMAIHLGVKHLEKILEELLPHYGADCPIAVVHRATWPDQDWVVGTLADIAGKVEAKGFRRTALILVGRVLGSEVFSESSLYRAGHAHLYRP, from the coding sequence ATGACCGTCTACTTCATCGGCGCCGGCCCCGGCGACCCGGAACTGATCACCGTCAAAGGCCAACGGCTGATCCGCGACTGCCCGGTGATCATTTATGCAGGTTCGCTGGTGCCGGCGGCGGTGCTTGAAGGCCATCGCGCCGAAACCGTGGTCAACAGCGCTGAACTGCACCTGGAACAAATCATCGACCTGATCAAGTCTGCCCATGACCGAGGCCAGGACGTGGCAAGGGTGCACTCCGGTGATCCGAGCCTTTATGGCGCGATCGGTGAGCAGATTCGCTGCTTGCGCGAACTTGGTATTCCCTTTGAAATTATCCCTGGTGTCACCGCCACGGCTGCGTGTGCGGCCTTGCTCGGTGCCGAACTGACCCTGCCGGACGTTTCGCAAAGCGTGATTCTGACCCGCTATGCCGACAAGACCACCATGCCGGAGGGCGAAGCACTCGGCAGCCTCGCGCAGCATGGGGCGACCATGGCGATTCATCTGGGGGTCAAGCATCTGGAGAAAATCCTCGAAGAACTGCTGCCGCATTACGGCGCAGACTGCCCGATTGCGGTGGTTCACCGGGCGACGTGGCCGGATCAGGATTGGGTGGTGGGGACGCTGGCGGATATCGCCGGAAAAGTCGAGGCCAAGGGTTTTCGACGCACGGCGCTGATTCTGGTCGGACGAGTGCTAGGCAGTGAAGTATTCAGCGAGTCATCGCTGTATCGCGCCGGGCATGCTCACCTCTATCGCCCATGA
- a CDS encoding ATP-grasp domain-containing protein, whose protein sequence is MSAPACLIIGNIRDGEYEGLLAEGITPLLIADSRKTSKIADASRISPVARYDFSKGLSAELIALTQRLLDEHRFTSVLNFREGYVAITARLCAALPALAHLHRNVENTLDKVLQRQRFQQSGNPDLHVLSREVRIDELLARPTELPYPFILKPANLYSSLFVRCLHNPQELLDYARHEWPALQRYVAGKQRETDQLLLEEFLQGSNHSIDCAIAADGTIHSFPIVDVIAGVDIGRADFHHFARYTPSTLAADTALQARCQRLAHDAVKALELAGTFAHVEFILTANGPRVLEVGARPGGSRIHVIRQAWGLSLDVCYHRALSAQTLPQPRQTPAPFGIATPFARADRFYDGLHNADRITRLPGFQRWYAYVDPGDSIGPVSHGFQNYLYIEFKQPDTASLRESLLAVADLDVYGETSTAASGKHVLLIGGRDSGLDWDTARQLRFTLVQPPGEVSEYQREHATLVLTPDIADLSAYSETLERLHRQRPFAAVVSFSELGLLPASQLGERLGITHNSLRSVEVSRDKLRFRQLLQGSRYELPAAAVTRVEEVRAFVLRHGPAIVKPVNGSGSQGVYAINQPEDAEHLQLQGDNLIEAFAGGDEYSVESLSLDGRHQILGITRKHTSGAPGYVETGHDFPAGLDNATRVQIEEAVLWLLERMGNRWGPAHTEVKLDGSRLQFIETQTRFGGDQIWEMVWKTTGVHLAASTLAAMTGIALPAPEKHYVKMAIRYIEADPATDPQPLQARLLEQPFALRASLNHDKFGRPIRRSADRHGYVLLACREADDPVLFNAAISHPPFTTQGQAQ, encoded by the coding sequence ATGAGCGCGCCAGCCTGCCTGATCATCGGCAACATCCGCGACGGCGAATACGAAGGCTTGCTCGCCGAAGGCATTACGCCGCTGTTGATCGCCGACAGCCGCAAGACCAGCAAGATCGCCGACGCGAGCCGGATTTCGCCCGTGGCCCGGTACGATTTTTCCAAAGGGCTGAGCGCGGAACTGATCGCCCTGACGCAGCGCCTGCTCGACGAGCACCGGTTCACCAGCGTGCTGAATTTCCGCGAAGGCTATGTCGCCATCACCGCCCGACTGTGCGCGGCGCTGCCGGCCCTGGCGCATTTGCATCGGAACGTGGAAAACACCTTGGACAAGGTGCTGCAACGCCAACGCTTCCAGCAGTCGGGCAATCCCGATCTGCACGTGCTGTCGCGCGAGGTCCGCATCGACGAGCTGCTCGCGCGCCCGACGGAACTGCCCTACCCGTTCATTCTGAAACCGGCGAACCTCTACAGCAGCCTGTTTGTGCGCTGCCTCCACAATCCACAGGAACTGCTCGACTACGCCCGCCATGAATGGCCCGCGCTGCAACGTTACGTGGCGGGCAAACAGCGTGAAACCGATCAGTTGCTGCTGGAGGAATTCCTTCAGGGCTCCAATCACTCCATTGATTGCGCTATCGCGGCGGACGGCACGATTCACAGTTTTCCGATTGTCGACGTGATCGCCGGTGTCGATATCGGTCGCGCTGATTTTCACCACTTCGCCCGCTACACCCCGTCGACGCTGGCCGCCGATACCGCGTTGCAAGCGCGCTGCCAGCGCCTGGCCCATGACGCGGTGAAAGCGCTGGAACTGGCGGGTACGTTTGCCCACGTCGAATTCATTCTCACCGCCAACGGGCCGCGAGTTCTTGAGGTTGGCGCGCGCCCGGGCGGCAGCCGGATTCATGTCATTCGCCAGGCGTGGGGGTTGTCGCTGGACGTCTGTTATCACCGGGCACTCAGCGCGCAAACGCTGCCCCAGCCCCGCCAGACGCCCGCGCCGTTCGGCATCGCCACCCCCTTCGCCCGTGCAGACCGCTTCTATGACGGCCTGCACAACGCCGACCGCATCACCCGCCTGCCGGGCTTCCAGCGCTGGTACGCCTACGTCGATCCGGGCGACAGCATCGGCCCGGTCAGCCACGGTTTTCAGAACTATCTGTACATCGAGTTCAAGCAGCCCGACACCGCGAGCCTGCGTGAATCCTTGCTGGCCGTCGCTGACCTCGATGTCTACGGCGAAACCTCGACGGCGGCGAGTGGCAAGCACGTCTTGCTCATCGGCGGGCGCGATTCGGGGCTGGATTGGGACACTGCGCGGCAACTGCGTTTTACCCTCGTTCAACCACCCGGCGAGGTCTCTGAGTACCAGCGCGAGCATGCAACGCTGGTGCTGACACCAGACATCGCCGACCTCTCGGCCTATAGCGAAACGCTTGAGCGCTTGCACCGGCAGCGGCCATTCGCTGCCGTGGTGTCGTTCTCGGAGCTGGGCCTGTTGCCCGCCTCACAGCTCGGCGAACGGCTGGGCATCACGCACAACAGCCTGCGCAGCGTCGAAGTCAGCCGCGACAAGCTGCGCTTTCGCCAGTTGCTTCAGGGCAGCCGCTACGAGCTGCCGGCGGCGGCGGTGACCCGTGTCGAGGAGGTTCGCGCCTTCGTTCTGCGTCATGGTCCGGCCATCGTCAAACCCGTCAACGGCTCGGGCAGCCAGGGCGTTTATGCCATCAACCAACCGGAGGACGCCGAGCATCTACAGCTTCAAGGCGACAATCTGATCGAGGCGTTCGCCGGTGGCGATGAATACAGCGTCGAGTCGCTGAGCCTGGACGGCCGCCATCAAATCCTTGGTATCACGCGCAAGCACACCAGCGGCGCGCCGGGTTACGTCGAAACCGGGCATGACTTTCCGGCCGGGCTCGACAACGCCACGCGTGTACAAATCGAAGAAGCCGTGCTGTGGCTGCTCGAACGCATGGGCAACCGCTGGGGACCGGCGCATACCGAGGTCAAGCTCGACGGTTCACGCCTGCAGTTCATCGAAACCCAGACCCGCTTCGGCGGCGACCAGATCTGGGAAATGGTCTGGAAAACCACCGGCGTGCACCTGGCCGCCAGCACCCTCGCCGCCATGACCGGCATCGCGCTGCCGGCGCCGGAAAAGCACTACGTGAAAATGGCGATCCGCTACATCGAAGCGGACCCCGCCACTGACCCGCAACCGCTACAGGCACGTCTGCTGGAGCAACCCTTCGCCCTGCGCGCGAGCCTCAACCACGACAAGTTCGGCCGCCCGATCCGCCGCTCCGCCGACCGTCACGGCTACGTGTTGCTGGCCTGTCGCGAGGCGGACGACCCGGTGCTGTTCAACGCCGCGATTTCCCACCCACCTTTCACTACGCAAGGACAGGCGCAATGA
- a CDS encoding CbtA family protein: MIKRIAQTAGFSGLLAALLQSFWVSPLILQAETYEQAEPVAEAHEHAAGAAAHSHDSEAWEPENGWQRVVSTTGGNLVVAVGFALMLAGLYTLRAPKKTSQGLLWGLAGYATFVLAPTLGLPPELPGTAAADLASRQLWWIGTAASTAVGLALLAFSHNWLMKIFGVAILLVPHVIGAPQPQVHSMLAPQALETQFKIASQLTNVAFWLALGLISAWLFRRKIRHE; this comes from the coding sequence ATGATCAAGCGCATTGCCCAAACCGCAGGCTTCAGCGGCCTGCTGGCCGCCCTGCTGCAAAGCTTCTGGGTGTCGCCGCTGATTTTGCAGGCGGAAACCTACGAGCAAGCAGAGCCTGTGGCCGAAGCTCACGAACACGCCGCCGGGGCTGCTGCTCATAGCCATGACAGCGAAGCCTGGGAGCCGGAAAACGGCTGGCAACGTGTGGTGTCGACCACGGGCGGCAATCTGGTCGTCGCCGTCGGTTTCGCCCTGATGCTTGCCGGCCTGTACACGCTGCGTGCGCCGAAGAAAACCTCGCAGGGCCTGCTCTGGGGCCTGGCCGGTTACGCGACGTTCGTGCTGGCACCGACCCTGGGCCTGCCGCCGGAATTGCCGGGCACTGCCGCGGCGGACCTGGCTTCACGGCAGCTCTGGTGGATCGGTACGGCCGCCTCCACCGCTGTCGGCCTGGCCTTGCTTGCGTTCAGCCACAACTGGCTGATGAAGATCTTCGGCGTCGCCATCCTGCTGGTGCCCCACGTAATCGGCGCGCCGCAGCCGCAGGTGCATTCGATGCTTGCCCCACAAGCATTGGAAACTCAGTTCAAGATTGCCTCGCAGTTGACCAACGTCGCGTTCTGGCTGGCCCTGGGCCTGATCAGCGCCTGGTTGTTCCGCCGCAAAATCCGGCATGAATGA
- the nfuA gene encoding Fe-S biogenesis protein NfuA, with translation MTAITITDAAHDYLADLLSKQNTPGIGIRVFITQPGTQYAETCIAYCKPGEEKPEDTALGLKSFTAYIDSFSEAFLDDAVVDYATDRMGGQLTIKAPNAKVPMVNADSPVNERINYYLQTEINPGLASHGGQVSLIDVVEDGIAVLQFGGGCQGCGQADVTLKEGIERTLLERIPELKGVRDVTDHTQKENAYY, from the coding sequence ATGACCGCTATTACCATTACTGACGCCGCCCACGATTACCTGGCCGATCTGCTCTCCAAGCAGAACACCCCGGGTATCGGCATCCGCGTCTTCATCACCCAGCCTGGCACCCAGTACGCCGAAACCTGCATTGCCTACTGCAAGCCGGGCGAAGAGAAACCCGAAGACACCGCGCTGGGGCTGAAAAGCTTCACCGCGTACATCGACTCGTTCAGCGAAGCGTTTCTCGATGACGCCGTCGTCGACTACGCCACCGACCGCATGGGCGGCCAGCTGACCATCAAGGCGCCTAACGCCAAAGTCCCGATGGTCAACGCCGACAGCCCGGTCAACGAGCGCATCAACTATTACCTGCAAACCGAAATCAACCCGGGGCTGGCCAGCCACGGCGGTCAGGTCAGCCTGATCGATGTGGTTGAAGACGGCATCGCTGTTCTGCAGTTCGGTGGCGGTTGCCAGGGCTGCGGCCAGGCCGATGTCACCCTGAAGGAAGGCATCGAGCGCACCTTGCTTGAGCGTATCCCCGAACTCAAGGGCGTGCGCGACGTGACTGACCACACGCAAAAAGAAAACGCCTACTACTAA
- a CDS encoding sugar phosphate isomerase/epimerase family protein: protein MTTQETLYRIDGPISADFPLISFSTNVYDNPADIFGSITDLARYFKAVEFEIGEDAEKVFWSLSIEQRANLARQIRSFTEQNGITLTVHAGWWGREYNLCSPDLAERGQAVDCLTAAVDFSCQAGATSVTFHPGYKDQLENRELLDNLIAAINQVKARCNTTGIALCLENMGGQRPKFPVFTVEEHLRFHQQTGCFVTIDVTHLCSLLPYGDELFAAIAALAPVTRHLHIADLNDTHHQHLPIGEGNLRLSDVLNRFAVNGYRGVAVVEEFIPRFSTEYYLEKALAYKNGVEKLLADARRSTHAG from the coding sequence ATGACCACACAAGAGACGCTGTACCGCATCGATGGGCCGATCAGCGCTGATTTCCCGCTGATCTCTTTTTCCACCAACGTCTACGACAATCCGGCGGACATTTTCGGTTCGATCACCGATCTGGCCCGCTACTTCAAGGCCGTGGAATTCGAAATCGGCGAAGACGCCGAAAAGGTGTTCTGGTCGCTCAGCATCGAACAACGTGCGAACCTCGCCCGACAGATCCGCAGCTTCACCGAGCAAAACGGCATCACGTTGACGGTGCATGCCGGCTGGTGGGGCCGCGAGTACAACCTGTGTTCCCCTGATCTGGCCGAACGTGGACAAGCCGTGGACTGCCTGACTGCTGCCGTGGACTTTTCCTGTCAGGCCGGCGCCACCAGCGTCACCTTCCACCCCGGCTACAAGGATCAACTGGAAAACCGCGAGCTGCTCGACAACCTGATCGCCGCCATCAATCAAGTCAAGGCACGTTGCAATACGACGGGCATCGCCCTGTGCCTGGAAAACATGGGCGGTCAGCGGCCGAAATTCCCGGTTTTCACGGTCGAGGAACACCTGCGTTTCCACCAGCAAACCGGCTGCTTCGTGACCATCGATGTGACGCACCTGTGCTCACTGCTGCCGTATGGCGACGAGCTGTTCGCCGCCATCGCCGCTCTCGCGCCGGTGACCCGCCATTTGCACATCGCCGACCTCAACGACACCCACCACCAGCACCTGCCGATCGGCGAAGGCAACCTGCGCCTGAGCGATGTGCTCAATCGCTTTGCAGTCAATGGCTATCGCGGGGTGGCGGTGGTCGAAGAATTCATTCCGCGCTTTTCCACCGAGTACTACCTGGAAAAAGCCCTGGCCTATAAAAACGGCGTGGAGAAGCTGCTCGCCGACGCGCGCCGCAGCACCCATGCCGGCTGA
- a CDS encoding CbtB domain-containing protein — MSIISSTGNTTDTISSTSTLSQRLIAALLASILGAGLVYFAGFSHIEAVHNAAHDTRHSAAFPCH, encoded by the coding sequence ATGTCGATTATCAGCAGCACCGGCAACACCACGGACACCATCTCCAGCACCAGCACCCTGTCGCAACGCCTGATCGCCGCGCTGCTGGCGTCGATCCTCGGCGCCGGCCTCGTCTATTTCGCCGGTTTCTCGCACATCGAAGCGGTGCACAACGCCGCCCACGATACCCGCCACAGCGCCGCGTTCCCGTGCCACTGA
- a CDS encoding 2OG-Fe dioxygenase family protein, producing MSAGHALRHSGDAVLKELAEQLRHRHYVHSDQYPAAQVARLGRGDCRAFNATWERLPRDGYLHAQNGVRERRICKFEYRHRAHQWTPLPDCHFFQAQAHNPLLGGVQRTYTRSEAAFIDSAVLRTLLAADLALMELTVGPRDWLVTCHQFRILCDERNAGHATPEGRHRDGHDFVFQHLIQRQQVTGGESRIFAEEGDCVFSATLTDYMETVVLNDRILLHEVSPLQTSGMHSDRGSRDMLIIDFDLADY from the coding sequence ATGAGTGCCGGCCATGCGTTACGGCATTCAGGCGATGCTGTATTGAAGGAACTTGCCGAACAACTGCGTCATCGCCATTACGTGCACAGTGATCAGTATCCGGCGGCGCAGGTTGCGAGGCTGGGGCGCGGAGATTGCCGGGCATTCAATGCGACTTGGGAGCGTTTGCCTCGCGACGGATATTTGCACGCGCAAAACGGTGTCCGCGAGCGGCGCATCTGCAAGTTCGAATATCGTCATCGGGCACACCAATGGACGCCGCTGCCCGACTGCCATTTTTTTCAGGCCCAGGCCCACAACCCGCTGCTGGGCGGGGTACAGCGCACTTATACGCGCAGCGAAGCGGCATTCATCGACTCTGCGGTCCTGCGAACTTTGCTCGCCGCCGACCTGGCACTGATGGAGTTGACCGTCGGCCCGCGTGACTGGCTGGTGACCTGCCATCAATTCCGCATCCTCTGCGATGAACGCAATGCCGGCCACGCCACCCCCGAAGGCCGGCATCGCGACGGGCACGATTTTGTCTTTCAACACCTGATCCAACGCCAGCAAGTCACGGGGGGAGAAAGCCGGATATTTGCGGAAGAAGGCGACTGTGTATTCAGTGCAACTTTGACGGACTACATGGAAACCGTTGTTTTGAATGACCGAATACTTCTGCACGAAGTTTCACCGCTGCAAACATCAGGCATGCATTCGGATCGCGGCAGCCGCGACATGTTGATTATCGACTTCGACCTGGCGGACTATTAA
- a CDS encoding cobalamin biosynthesis protein, with product MNDASTAPTLVVGLGCQRGCTAATLRALLDQALQAHRIELRAVKALASIDLKRDEPGLLELARQLELPLQYFSSAELAAYQPRLSHHSQIAYERTGCYGVAESAALALAERLIQGPAKLLIARQKYAQATLALAGAA from the coding sequence ATGAATGACGCCAGCACGGCGCCGACCCTGGTGGTCGGCCTGGGCTGCCAGCGTGGCTGCACGGCCGCCACGCTGCGCGCGCTACTTGATCAAGCATTGCAGGCGCATCGCATCGAACTGCGAGCCGTCAAGGCGCTGGCCAGTATCGATTTGAAGCGCGACGAACCGGGTCTGCTGGAACTTGCCAGGCAACTGGAATTGCCCCTGCAATATTTCAGCAGCGCCGAACTGGCCGCTTACCAGCCGCGCCTCAGCCATCACTCTCAGATCGCCTACGAGCGAACCGGCTGTTACGGGGTCGCGGAAAGCGCCGCACTGGCGCTTGCCGAACGGCTGATTCAGGGCCCGGCGAAACTGCTGATTGCCCGGCAAAAATACGCTCAGGCCACCCTGGCGTTGGCCGGCGCTGCCTAA
- a CDS encoding fatty acid cis/trans isomerase, with protein MPYRVISFLLLVLSGGAAAQDPATSSSISYSRDIQPIFTEKCVACHACYDSACQLNLGSGEGAARGASKMPVYDGERTQAAPTTRLFYDAFGKRAWQQKDFYSVLDAQGSQAALMARMLELGHKTPLTPNAKLPQDIVLGLNRNNLCAMPGEFDAYASAHPKEGMPLAVTGLTDQQYQTLQRWLASGAPIDEQNLAPSAQEAMQIVQWENLLNAPGARQSLVGRWLYEHWYLAHIYFKDGAPGRYFQWVRSRTPTGQPIDLIATRRPNDDPGTQVYYRLWPVQGVIVHKTHITYPLSAAKMARIKSLFYSGNWQVSALPGYGPQSRANPFATFEAIPAQARYQFMLDNAEYFVRTFIRGPVCRGQIATDVIRDNFWALFQAPEHDLYITDPNYRGQATPLLAMPGQNDDVGSILSLWRNYRDKRNEYEALRRDSYADLPAPSWSTLWAGNDNALLSIFRHFDSASVTKGLIGDVPQTMWLFDYPLLERTYYQLAVNFDVFGNVSHQAQTRLYFDLIRNGAEQNFLRLMPADSREDYLNDWYQNSGQLKMWLDYEAIDDDKPTGLKLDDKNPKRDFARQLLARYGDLNARPDPINRCDGAYCSRPNIDPALQNAEQALSRLASRPAAGLRVIDQMPEATMLRVETASGKREVYSLVRNRAHSNVAFLLGESLRYQPGLDTLTIYPGVLSSYPNFMFNVPAEQVPAFVDAMENARDANRFENIVERWGIRRSHPQFWFYFHDLSQYIHETDPVEEGVLDMNRYENL; from the coding sequence ATGCCGTACCGCGTCATCAGTTTTCTGTTGCTGGTCCTGAGCGGGGGCGCTGCGGCGCAAGATCCTGCGACCTCGTCCTCCATTTCCTACAGCCGTGATATCCAACCGATCTTTACCGAGAAGTGCGTCGCGTGCCACGCCTGCTACGACTCGGCCTGCCAGCTCAACCTGGGCAGTGGCGAAGGCGCCGCCCGTGGCGCGAGCAAGATGCCGGTGTATGACGGCGAACGCACCCAGGCCGCGCCGACCACGCGACTGTTCTACGACGCGTTTGGCAAACGCGCCTGGCAGCAGAAAGACTTCTATTCGGTGCTCGATGCCCAAGGCAGCCAGGCCGCACTGATGGCGCGCATGCTGGAGCTGGGTCACAAGACGCCGCTGACGCCGAATGCCAAGTTGCCGCAAGACATTGTTCTGGGGCTCAACCGCAATAATCTGTGCGCGATGCCCGGCGAGTTTGACGCGTATGCCAGTGCGCACCCGAAGGAAGGCATGCCGCTGGCCGTCACCGGGTTGACCGATCAGCAATATCAGACTTTGCAGCGCTGGCTGGCGTCCGGTGCGCCGATTGACGAGCAAAACCTGGCGCCGAGCGCGCAAGAGGCGATGCAGATCGTGCAGTGGGAAAATCTGCTCAACGCCCCCGGCGCACGGCAAAGTCTGGTGGGCCGCTGGCTCTACGAGCACTGGTATCTGGCGCACATCTATTTCAAGGACGGCGCGCCCGGGCGGTATTTCCAGTGGGTGCGTTCGCGCACGCCGACCGGCCAGCCGATCGACCTGATCGCCACCCGTCGTCCCAACGACGACCCGGGCACTCAGGTGTATTACCGCTTGTGGCCGGTGCAAGGGGTGATCGTGCACAAGACGCACATCACTTATCCGCTGAGCGCGGCGAAAATGGCGCGGATCAAAAGCCTGTTCTACAGCGGCAACTGGCAAGTCAGCGCGCTGCCGGGTTATGGCCCGCAGAGCCGGGCCAATCCGTTTGCCACATTCGAGGCGATCCCGGCGCAGGCGCGCTATCAGTTCATGCTCGATAACGCCGAGTACTTTGTGCGTACCTTTATTCGCGGGCCGGTGTGTCGTGGGCAGATTGCGACCGATGTGATCCGCGACAATTTCTGGGCGCTGTTCCAGGCCCCGGAACATGACTTGTACATCACCGACCCCAACTACCGCGGCCAGGCCACGCCGTTACTGGCCATGCCCGGGCAGAACGACGACGTTGGCAGCATCTTGAGCCTGTGGCGCAATTACCGCGACAAGCGCAACGAATACGAAGCCCTGCGCCGCGACAGCTACGCCGACCTGCCGGCGCCGAGTTGGTCGACCCTGTGGGCCGGCAACGACAATGCGCTGCTGAGCATTTTCCGCCACTTCGACAGTGCGTCGGTGACCAAAGGCCTGATCGGTGACGTGCCGCAAACGATGTGGCTGTTCGACTATCCGCTGCTGGAACGCACCTATTATCAGTTGGCGGTCAACTTCGATGTGTTCGGAAACGTCTCCCATCAGGCGCAGACGCGGTTGTATTTCGACCTGATCCGCAACGGCGCCGAGCAGAATTTTCTGCGCCTGATGCCGGCCGATTCCCGTGAGGACTACCTCAACGACTGGTATCAGAACAGCGGGCAATTGAAGATGTGGCTCGATTACGAAGCCATCGACGACGATAAGCCGACCGGGCTGAAACTCGACGATAAAAATCCGAAACGCGATTTTGCCCGGCAGTTGCTGGCGCGCTATGGCGATCTCAATGCCCGGCCGGACCCGATCAACCGCTGCGACGGCGCCTATTGCTCACGACCGAATATCGACCCGGCATTGCAGAACGCCGAGCAGGCCTTGAGTCGTCTGGCCTCGCGTCCGGCCGCTGGCTTGCGGGTCATCGACCAGATGCCGGAAGCAACGATGCTGCGCGTCGAAACCGCCAGCGGCAAACGCGAGGTCTACAGCCTGGTGCGCAATCGTGCCCACAGCAACGTGGCGTTCCTGCTCGGCGAATCATTGCGCTATCAGCCGGGACTGGACACGTTGACGATCTATCCCGGCGTACTCAGCAGTTACCCGAACTTCATGTTCAACGTCCCGGCCGAGCAAGTGCCGGCCTTCGTCGATGCCATGGAAAACGCCAGAGACGCCAACCGTTTCGAGAACATCGTCGAGCGTTGGGGGATTCGTCGCAGTCATCCGCAATTCTGGTTCTACTTCCACGACTTGAGCCAGTACATCCACGAGACCGATCCCGTGGAGGAGGGCGTGCTGGATATGAATCGGTACGAGAACCTATGA
- a CDS encoding AzlC family ABC transporter permease, whose product MPAESALAKPAAHNEIATGIRDALPLVFSLLLTFSLIGMLGRRHGLDLPAMVVFSGTVMASPLQLTLLETPAHLLNAFGVLVSALSINLRFLVFTLSLKSSLDGPIKTFVPALAVMANAAFTLMSIRKEQQPISRPYANTVCLLLYAAALLGTVVGYCFARLADDALMDHASVVIAIFLSASLGKMARDRHSFHGQWIAGLAAAASLLWLGEISLLLVLAVTVLTSYAYDRP is encoded by the coding sequence ATGCCGGCTGAGTCCGCACTGGCAAAACCGGCGGCGCACAACGAGATTGCGACCGGCATTCGCGATGCGCTGCCGCTCGTCTTTTCGCTGCTGCTGACCTTCAGCCTGATCGGCATGCTCGGGCGCCGCCATGGCCTGGACTTGCCGGCCATGGTGGTGTTCAGCGGCACGGTGATGGCCTCGCCGTTGCAACTGACCCTGCTGGAAACCCCGGCGCATCTGCTCAATGCTTTCGGCGTGCTGGTGTCGGCACTGAGCATCAACCTGCGTTTTCTGGTGTTCACGCTGAGCCTGAAATCGAGCCTCGACGGCCCGATCAAAACGTTCGTCCCGGCCTTGGCGGTGATGGCTAACGCGGCCTTCACGCTGATGTCGATCCGCAAGGAACAGCAGCCGATCAGCCGCCCGTACGCCAACACCGTGTGCTTGTTGTTGTACGCCGCCGCCCTGCTCGGCACCGTGGTCGGTTACTGCTTCGCCCGCCTGGCCGACGACGCCTTGATGGACCATGCCAGCGTAGTGATTGCGATCTTTCTCAGCGCATCGCTGGGCAAAATGGCGCGCGACCGTCACAGCTTCCATGGACAATGGATTGCCGGTCTGGCCGCTGCCGCGAGTTTGCTCTGGCTGGGCGAAATCAGCCTGCTGTTGGTGTTGGCGGTCACGGTCCTGACGAGTTACGCCTATGACCGACCCTAG